Proteins encoded within one genomic window of Bacteroides sedimenti:
- a CDS encoding AMP-binding protein, with translation MQSQRMKYELNIEKQTLTLDGTTYSPGEIQRFLKDKPVYAGLHAFLSQWFDGDDCIRVHTSGSTGKPKELVVRKEQMMQSARLTCEFLNLSKGDSALICMSMEYIAGKMMAVRALVAGLDIHFIPTCGHPLEKVKYPFRFLSMVPLQVFNSLQVSRERELLKQSDILIIGGGAVDPQLEEELKGFPGEIYCTYGMTETLSHIALRRLNGSQASASYHPFSSVKLSLSPEGTLVIDAPLVNDERLVTNDIAEIHADGSFDILGRKDNIINSGGVKIQIEKVEELLKPLIQTPFAITSRSHPKFGEVVVLLVVPHVDTEKLVDDMQKVLSPYQLPKKIFLVDAIPQTGSGKISRVEVKRMAAELPLEDTL, from the coding sequence ATGCAAAGCCAGAGGATGAAGTATGAGCTTAACATAGAAAAACAGACGCTGACGCTCGACGGGACGACCTATTCTCCGGGAGAGATTCAGCGTTTTTTGAAGGATAAACCCGTCTATGCCGGGTTGCATGCTTTCCTTAGTCAGTGGTTTGACGGAGATGATTGCATCAGAGTGCATACATCGGGCTCTACCGGAAAGCCGAAAGAGCTGGTCGTCCGTAAGGAACAGATGATGCAGAGCGCCCGCCTCACCTGTGAGTTTCTGAACCTGAGTAAAGGAGATAGCGCATTGATATGCATGTCGATGGAGTATATCGCGGGGAAGATGATGGCGGTACGGGCATTGGTGGCCGGACTGGACATTCATTTTATTCCCACCTGCGGTCATCCGCTGGAGAAGGTGAAATATCCGTTTCGCTTCCTTTCGATGGTGCCTTTGCAGGTGTTCAATAGTTTGCAGGTGTCCCGGGAGAGGGAGCTTCTAAAGCAATCGGATATCCTGATTATAGGGGGAGGAGCTGTTGACCCGCAGCTGGAAGAAGAGCTGAAAGGATTCCCGGGTGAGATTTACTGTACCTATGGAATGACGGAAACACTTTCGCACATTGCGCTAAGAAGGCTGAACGGTTCGCAGGCTTCGGCCAGCTATCATCCTTTTTCATCGGTCAAGCTGTCACTATCTCCGGAAGGAACTCTGGTGATTGATGCTCCGCTGGTCAATGACGAAAGGCTGGTGACGAATGATATCGCCGAAATTCATGCCGATGGCAGTTTTGATATTCTGGGGCGCAAGGATAACATAATAAATAGCGGAGGCGTCAAGATTCAGATAGAGAAGGTGGAGGAACTGCTGAAACCGCTGATTCAGACTCCTTTTGCAATTACTTCGCGTTCTCATCCTAAATTCGGTGAAGTAGTGGTTCTGCTTGTTGTACCTCACGTGGATACGGAGAAGCTTGTAGATGACATGCAAAAAGTGCTTTCTCCTTATCAATTACCGAAAAAGATTTTCCTGGTAGATGCCATACCGCAGACAGGAAGCGGAAAGATTAGTAGGGTAGAGGTGAAGCGGATGGCTGCCGAACTTCCTTTGGAAGATACTCTTTAA
- a CDS encoding o-succinylbenzoate synthase, which yields MTFKATIRSSILHFKQPAGTSRGVYNTRKVWYVTLASVEEPLRIGIGECAPLPALSCDDLPDYEDILKAACRRLEETGELDKEALRPYPSIVFGLETALLHYKANSFALWDTPFSRGESGITINGLIWMGDYAQMFHQIEKKMEQGFRCIKLKIGAINFEQELSLLRHIRKHFTAREVELRVDANGAFAPDDALNKLNRLAELDIHSIEQPIRAGQWEEMARLTKATPIPIALDEELIGCNTVAGKRELLNKIAPQYIILKPSLHGGISGCTEWIDEAESRQIGWWVTSALESNIGLNAIAQWCATLSPTLPQGLGTGMLFTDNVAMALSIRGDKLWYNAKPEDEV from the coding sequence ATGACTTTTAAGGCAACGATACGTTCTTCAATATTGCATTTTAAACAACCGGCGGGTACTTCGCGCGGGGTGTACAATACCCGAAAGGTATGGTACGTTACCCTCGCTTCCGTGGAGGAGCCTTTGCGAATCGGGATAGGGGAGTGTGCTCCGCTACCTGCTCTGAGCTGTGATGACCTGCCGGATTATGAAGATATTCTCAAAGCGGCATGTCGGAGACTGGAGGAGACCGGGGAGCTGGATAAGGAGGCGCTGCGTCCGTATCCTTCCATCGTGTTTGGGCTGGAGACGGCTCTTCTGCATTACAAAGCCAACAGCTTTGCGTTGTGGGATACCCCTTTCTCTCGTGGAGAGAGCGGAATTACCATCAACGGACTGATATGGATGGGCGACTATGCACAGATGTTCCATCAGATTGAGAAGAAGATGGAGCAGGGGTTCCGTTGCATTAAATTAAAAATCGGAGCGATTAACTTTGAACAGGAGTTGTCGCTCTTAAGGCATATCCGAAAGCATTTTACCGCCAGAGAGGTGGAACTCAGGGTGGATGCCAACGGGGCGTTTGCTCCGGATGATGCGTTGAACAAGCTGAACCGCCTGGCGGAGCTGGACATCCACTCCATAGAACAACCCATCCGGGCTGGACAGTGGGAGGAGATGGCGCGGTTGACGAAAGCAACGCCGATACCGATTGCGCTGGACGAGGAACTGATAGGCTGTAATACGGTTGCCGGAAAGAGGGAGTTGCTGAATAAGATTGCTCCGCAATACATCATTCTGAAACCTTCTCTTCATGGAGGGATAAGCGGTTGCACGGAATGGATAGATGAGGCTGAAAGTCGGCAAATTGGCTGGTGGGTAACTTCCGCCTTGGAATCGAACATCGGATTGAATGCCATTGCTCAATGGTGCGCCACACTTTCGCCCACACTTCCACAGGGACTGGGAACAGGAATGCTTTTTACGGATAATGTAGCCATGGCGCTGAGTATCCGGGGAGATAAGCTGTGGTACAATGCAAAGCCAGAGGATGAAGTATGA